One part of the Nocardioides zeae genome encodes these proteins:
- a CDS encoding haloacid dehalogenase-like hydrolase codes for MDHQQPPHHAVFDFDGVLVRRDSTVELLRRRFRRRPWLLPLALGPLTAYAATIATPPLQAPASRVVVRAALAGTTRARVEASGRALGAELAGDDRWRVDAAVEAVRAHLAEGAVTVVSAGLDITVRAYLDALDLHDVAVVASRLDGRLGGVQLTDHTYGAAKVVRAAAAGLHRWDVAYTDAASDFPLLAPARRRVLVNARPSVVAAARLRWPDVEVVTW; via the coding sequence GTGGACCACCAGCAGCCCCCGCACCATGCCGTGTTCGACTTCGACGGGGTGCTGGTGCGGCGCGACTCGACGGTCGAGCTGCTGCGCCGCCGCTTCCGGCGGCGGCCCTGGCTCCTGCCGCTCGCGCTCGGCCCGCTGACCGCGTACGCCGCGACCATCGCCACCCCGCCCCTCCAGGCGCCCGCGTCCCGGGTCGTCGTGCGGGCCGCCCTCGCCGGCACGACCCGCGCCCGCGTCGAGGCCTCGGGGCGGGCGCTCGGCGCCGAGCTGGCCGGCGACGACCGCTGGCGCGTCGACGCGGCCGTCGAGGCCGTCCGCGCGCACCTCGCCGAGGGCGCCGTCACCGTCGTCTCGGCGGGCCTCGACATCACGGTCCGCGCCTATCTCGACGCCCTCGACCTCCACGACGTCGCCGTCGTCGCCTCCCGCCTCGACGGCCGGCTCGGCGGGGTGCAGCTCACGGACCACACGTACGGCGCGGCCAAGGTCGTGCGCGCCGCCGCGGCCGGGCTGCACCGCTGGGACGTGGCCTACACCGACGCCGCGTCCGACTTCCCGCTGCTCGCGCCCGCCCGACGCAGGGTGCTCGTCAACGCCCGGCCCTCGGTCGTCGCCGCCGCCCGCCTCCGCTGGCCCGACGTCGAGGTCGTCACCTGGTGA
- a CDS encoding GntR family transcriptional regulator, producing MPPTASSPTPRGGVPRYAEIAADLRRRIVEDELAPHTLVPSERELSELHGVSRMTARHALTVLANEGYVYRRTPRGTFVAEQRHVFRIGSFSREVERGGRTPTAVVLSAEVGEADTAAATALGLVPGAPVHVVRRRRSADGEAIALETSVFPVALTPGLLEADLTGSLWELLAATYGVVVTTARATLASVVLDDESCRLLDAVAATPGTRLERSAYDADGRCVEFARDVYRSDRAVFEVEADVTR from the coding sequence GTGCCCCCGACCGCGTCCTCCCCGACCCCGCGCGGGGGCGTGCCGCGGTACGCCGAGATAGCCGCTGACCTGCGCCGACGCATCGTCGAGGACGAGCTCGCGCCGCACACGCTGGTGCCCTCGGAGCGCGAGCTGTCCGAGCTCCACGGGGTCTCGCGGATGACGGCCCGCCACGCGCTCACGGTCCTCGCGAACGAGGGCTACGTCTACCGTCGCACCCCCCGCGGCACCTTCGTCGCCGAGCAGCGGCACGTCTTCCGCATCGGCAGCTTCAGCCGCGAGGTCGAGCGCGGCGGCCGGACCCCCACGGCGGTCGTGCTGTCGGCCGAGGTGGGCGAGGCGGACACCGCCGCCGCCACCGCGCTCGGCCTCGTCCCCGGGGCGCCCGTCCACGTCGTGCGCCGCCGCCGCAGCGCCGACGGCGAGGCCATCGCGCTCGAGACCTCCGTCTTCCCCGTCGCGCTGACGCCGGGCCTCCTCGAGGCGGACCTGACGGGCTCGCTGTGGGAGCTGCTCGCCGCGACGTACGGCGTGGTGGTCACCACCGCGCGCGCCACGCTGGCCTCCGTCGTGCTCGACGACGAGTCGTGCCGGCTGCTCGATGCGGTCGCCGCGACGCCGGGGACGCGGCTGGAGCGGTCGGCGTACGACGCGGACGGGCGCTGCGTGGAGTTCGCCCGCGACGTCTACCGCTCGGACCGTGCCGTGTTCGAGGTGGAGGCCGACGTCACCAGGTGA